From Chaetodon auriga isolate fChaAug3 chromosome 10, fChaAug3.hap1, whole genome shotgun sequence, a single genomic window includes:
- the tktb gene encoding transketolase-like protein 2, with amino-acid sequence MTSYHKPDEKTLQGLKDVANKLRIHSIKATCASNSGHPTSCCSAAELMSVLFFHTMRYKAKDPRNQCNDRFVLSKGHAAPVLYAAWAEAGFVKESDLLNLRKIDCDLEGHPTPKLDFVDVATGSLGQGLGAACGMAYTGKHFDKSSYRVYCMMGDGECSEGSVWEAMAFASYYQLDNLVAIMDVNRLGQSEAAPLKHDMEAYRKRCEAFGWNTYVVDGHDVEELCKAFWQAQQVKGKPTCIVAKTFKGKGLKNIEDLDNWHGKPIPKDRVDDLLNDLQALIQVPNKTLCPELPKDDTAPADLSRISLPSPPAYKKGDKVATRRAYGVALARLGQSSQRIVALDGDTKNSTFSETFKKAFPDRYIECFIAEQNMVGVAIGCATRDRTVAFASTFAAFFSRAYDQIRMGAISQSNVNLVGSHCGISIGEDGPSQMALEDLAMFRAIPTCTVFYPSDAVSTERAVELSANTKGICFIRTSRPDTAVIYSPDEKFDLGVAKVVRQSDNDHVTVIGAGVTLHEALTAADMLAKEGKNIRVIDPFTIKPLDASTILESARATGGQIITVEDHYREGGLGEAVLSAVGKEPGIVVTRLAVSGVPRSGKPQELLDIFGISAKHIANAVRQTFAN; translated from the exons ATGACTAGCTACCACAAACCCGATGAAAAAACCCTGCAGGGGCTGAAAGACGTCGCTAACAAGCTCAGGATCCACTCCATCAAGGCAACATGCGCCTCTAATTCGGG tcaCCCCACATCATGCTGCAGCGCAGCAGAGCTCATGTCCGTGCTCTTCTTCCACACCATGCGCTACAAAGCAAAGGACCCTCGTAACCAGTGCAACGACCGCTTTGTGCTGTCAAAG GGTCATGCTGCACCTGTCCTGTATGCTGCCTGGGCAGAGGCAGGTTTCGTGAAGGAGTCTGATTTGCTCAACCTGCGTAAGATTGACTGTGACCTGGAGGGCCACCCCACACCC AAACTCGATTTTGTCGACGTGGCTACAGGATCTCTGGGACAGGGTCTTGGGGCTGCCTGTGGAATGGCCTACACTGGCAAACACTTTGACAAATCCAG CTACCGTGTGTACTGCATGATGGGTGATGGAGAGTGTTCAGAGGGCTCAGTGTGGGAGGCCATGGCCTTTGCCTCTTACTACCAGCTGGACAACTTGGTTGCTATCATGGATGTCAATCGGCTCGGCCAGAGTGAGGCTGCACCCCTGAAGCACGACATGGAGGCCTACCGCAAGCGCTGTGAAGCCTTTGG GTGGAACACATATGTTGTGGATGGACAcgatgtggaggagctgtgCAAAGCTTTCTGGCAGGCTCAGCAGGTTAAGGGCAAACCCACCTGCATTGTAGCCAAGACATTCAAGGGCAAAGGACTCAAAA ATATTGAGGATCTTGATAACTGGCATGGAAAGCCCATCCCCAAGGATAGAGTCGATGACCTCCTGAATGACCTGCAGGCTCTGATCCAGGTCCCCAACAAGACCCTGTGCCCTGAGCTGCCGAAAGACGACACAGCACCCGCAGACCTCAGCCGCATCTCCCTGCCTTCACCCCCAGCATACAAAAAGGGCGACAAG GTTGCAACAAGGCGTGCATATGGAGTGGCACTGGCCAGGCTGGGCCAGTCAAGCCAGAGAATCGTGGCCCTCGATGGAGACACCAAAAACTCCACCTTCTCAGAGACCTTCAAGAAGGCCTTCCCTGATCGCTACATAGAGTGCTTCATTGCTGAGCAGAACATG GTGGGAGTGGCCATTGGCTGTGCCACCCGTGACCGCACAGTTGCATTTGCCAGCACCTTTGCTGCCTTCTTCTCCAGAGCCTATGACCAGATCCGTATGGGAGCCATCTCCCAGTCAAATGTCAACCTTGTCGGGTCCCACTGTGGAATCTCCATTG GTGAGGATGGCCCTTCCCAGATGGCCCTAGAGGACCTGGCCATGTTCCGTGCTATCCCAACATGCACTGTTTTTTACCCCAGTGATGCAGTGTCCACAGAGCGAGCTGTTGAGCTATCAGCCAACACAAAG GGTATCTGTTTCATCCGTACCAGTAGACCAGACACTGCAGTCATCTACTCTCCAGATGAGAAGTTTGATTTGGGTGTAGCCAAG GTGGTGCGCCAGTCTGACAACGATCATGTGACTGTGATTGGAGCTGGTGTTACTTTGCATGAGgccctcactgctgctgatatGCTGGCAAAGGAAG GGAAGAACATCCGTGTGATTGACCCATTCACCATCAAGCCCCTGGATGCCTCTACCATTCTGGAGAGTGCCAGAGCCACAGGGGGACAGATCATCACTGTGGAGGACCACTACAGGGAGG GTGGTCTTGGTGAAGCAGTGCTGTCAGCAGTGGGCAAAGAGCCTGGCATTGTTGTGACCCGGCTGGCAGTGTCCGGTGTTCCCCGCAGCGGAAAGCCTCAAGAGCTGCTCGACATCTTTGGCATCAGCGCCAAGCACATTGCCAACGCCGTGCGTCAGACCTTTGCAAACTAA
- the lrrc23 gene encoding LOW QUALITY PROTEIN: leucine-rich repeat-containing protein 23 (The sequence of the model RefSeq protein was modified relative to this genomic sequence to represent the inferred CDS: substituted 1 base at 1 genomic stop codon), translating into MSDMDEDAVLSDVEGEEELHQGVGEDEKVQVWHLTQETISQGLSLLCRTGNGLGHAFVKLDLKNRQLNDVSAIRDYIHLRFLDVSNNHLSDLAPLASLTQLLWLKVDNNAVACFKGQPFAQLTYLQWLSMAGNQLTDLDGLVGPALESLNLTGNSIQRVNGLQSGCFANLVTLELRGNHLETTDGINLPNLQRLYLAQNAIKRLEGLGRLERLTTLHLRDNQLDSLDGLSPNMKCLQYLNVRGNAILDENALRCLGLVSKSLRALVISENPVVETTDHRLSVLILLPRLERLDKDLVSPEERTEAKERIKELKEEEISDPXDL; encoded by the exons ATGTCTGACATGGATGAAGATGCGGTCTTGTCGGATgtagagggagaagaagaactCCATCAAGGAGTGGGAGAGGACGAGAAG GTACAGGTTTGGCATTTGACCCAAGAAACCATAAGCCAGGGGCTCTCATTACTGTGCCGAACAGGAAATGGACTTGGACATGCATTTGTCAAACTGGACCTAAAAAACAG GCAACTGAATGATGTATCTGCAATCAGAGATTACATTCACCTGCGTTTTCTGGATGTATCCAACAACCATCTCAGCGATCTTGCTCCTCTGGCATCTCTGACCCAGCTGCTCTGGCTGA AGGTTGATAATAATGCTGTGGCGTGTTTCAAAGGGCAACCCTTTGCTCAGCTGACCTACCTGCAGTGGCTAAGTATGGCAGGGAACCAGCTCACGGACCTGGATGGTCTGGTCGGGCCCGCCTTGGAGAGTCTCAATCTTACAG GTAACAGTATTCAGAGAGTGAATGGTCTTCAGAGTGGCTGTTTTGCCAACCTGGTTACTTTGGAGCTGAGGGGAAACCACTTGGAAACCACTGATGGCATCAACCTTCCCAACCTGCAGCGGTTATATCTG GCCCAAAACGCTATCAAACGTCTAGAGGGTTTAGGAAGATTAGAGCGTCTCACCACCCTTCACCTTCGAGACAACCAGCTCGATAGCTTGGATGGCCTCAGCCCCAACATGAAGTGTCTCCAATACCTCAATGTCAG AGGCAATGCCATCTTGGATGAGAATGCCCTACGATGCCTCGGCCTCGTGTCAAAAAGTCTACGAGCTTTGGTCATTTCTGAGAATCCTGTGGTGGAAACGACAGACCACCGGCTGAGTGTACTGATCCTCCTGCCACGGCTCGAGCGACTTGACAAAGATCTTGTGTCCcctgaggagaggacagaggccAAGGAAAGAATCAAG GAACTTAAAGAGGAGGAAATATCTGACCCATGAGATTTGTAA